One segment of Neoarius graeffei isolate fNeoGra1 chromosome 20, fNeoGra1.pri, whole genome shotgun sequence DNA contains the following:
- the LOC132869090 gene encoding deleted in malignant brain tumors 1 protein-like, with protein MLYVIVALHSGSITIVQFVWHIANGPGGNPIRLANGSSNCCGRVEIQHDRLWGTVCDDDWDLKDAEVVCRQLGCGKAVSAPHGARFGQGSEPTWLDNVQCTGTESYIDHCSHRGFGKENCGHGEDAGVVCSNLQAPTLTRISPSSGVSPGEVLQFRCTTPSPTCTSVDFSLYKNGTLIKNQTAESTATFSLTVDASHQGQYTCDYSYRESNSISSRSSSIPITVVNLQQPNISFHADDEGFHRGLNRWFHRESDGPEVAKGYGFSIICSTEPQYPGGSFHLEFSESNITRTQTSVNHSAVFLFPEADFVHPGNYSCTYEVNVSTRIFTSTATEPLVIVVKASLAPYIGVGVTAGLLLILVPVIICFVKTQKGWKFQLDKKKDSQRPKNTYESPQGEIEMDDVYETTFYQKEDSEDSDNDYHNVDADEQRMDMNND; from the exons ATGCTATATGTTATAGTAGCTTTACACAGTGGTTCCATCACCATCGTGCAGTTTGTTTGGCACATTGCTAACGGTCCAG GAGGTAATCCAATCAGGCTGGCGAATGGATCGAGTAACTGTTGTGGTCGAGTGGAGATCCAGCACGATAGGCTTTGGGGAACAGTGTGTGATGATGACTGGGACTTAAAGGATGCAGAGGTGGTGTGTAGACAGCTTGGATGTGGTAAAGCCGTCAGCGCTCCTCATGGTGCACGCTTTGGTCAGGGGAGTGAACCGACCTGGCtggataatgttcagtgtactggAACTGAGAGCTACATAGATCACTGCTCACACCGTGGATTTGGAAAGGAGAACTGTGGACATGGGGAAGATGCTGGAGTCGTATGCTCAA ACTTGCAGGCTCCCACATTGACTCGGATCTCCCCAAGCTCTGGGGTCTCACCTGGAGAAGTCCTTCAGTTCAGATGTACCACACCCAGCCCAACGTGCACCTCTGTAGACTTCAGTTTATATAAAAATGGGACATTAATAAAGAACCAAACTGCAGAGTCCACAGCAACATTTTCGCTGACTGTAGATGCCTCACATCAGGGTCAGTACACCTGTGACTACTCATACAGGGAAAGTAACTCCATATCATCCAGGAGCAGCTCCATTCCCATCACTGTGG TGAACTTGCAGCAGCCCAATATCTCCTTCCATGCTGATGATGAAGGCTTCCATCGGGGGTTAAACAGATGGTTCCATAGGGAGTCTGATGGACCAGAAGTGGCAAAGGGCTATGGCTTCTCCATCATCTGCTCCACTGAACCTCAGTATCCAGGAGGTTCCTTCCACTTGGAGTTCAGTGAATCCAACATCACCAGGACTCAGACATCTGTTAACCACTCAGCCGTCTTCCTTTTTCCTGAAGCAGATTTTGTCCATCCGGGAAATTACAGCTGTACTTATGAAGTGAACGTGTCTACACGCATCTTTACCTCCACTGCCACTGAACCCTTGGTCATTGTTGTGAAAG CATCTCTGGCTCCCTACATTGGTGTTGGAGTGACGGCAGGATTGCTTCTCATCTTAGTTCCAGTCATCATTTGCTTTGTAAAGACACAGAAAGGATGGAAATTTCAGCTGGATAAGAAGAAGGATTCACAGC GGCCCAAAAACACATACGAGAGTCCCCAAGGAGAGATTGAGATGGATGATGTTTATGAAACCACTTTCTACCAGAAGGAAGATTCAGAGGATTCGGATAATGACTACCACAATGTTGATGCTGATGAACAAAGAATGGACATGAACAATGACTGA